From the genome of Planktothrix serta PCC 8927:
CCCCAGGCGATCGCGCTGATATTATTTTAGCCTGTTTAGCCTCGGCTTTTTCCGAAAATTATCCTAATATTGCCGGAATTATTTTAACAGGGGGGTTAGAACTGTCTCCCTCCCTGCACAAATTAATTAAAGGTTTTAAAAAATGGACAGTTCCCATATTTGCAGTAGAAACGGATACCTACAGTACCGCGACTAAAATTAACCAAGTTCACTCAAAAATCACTCCCGATAATGAACGAAAAATCGCCTCTGCTTTAGGGGTATTTGAAAACCATATTGATACCTCTCAAATCGAAAAACGGATTTCTTTATCTCGTTCTTCAAGAATTACTCCGATTATGTTCGAGTATGAACTGGTTGCACGGGCAAAAAAACAACGTCAACATATTGTTTTACCCGAAGGAACAGAAGAACGCATTTTAAAAGCCAGTGAAATTTTATTACGGCGGGGCGTTGTGGATATTACCCTATTAGGAAATCCCGAAGAAATTCGAGAAAAATCTACCTCATTAGGCTTAAAACTCGAAGGCGTTAATATTGTTAATCCCCTGACTTCTCCCTGGTATGAAGACTATGCTCAAACCTATTATGAACTCCGAAAACATAAAAAAATTACAGAAGATTGTGCGCGAGATGTACTCCACGATTTGAGCTATTTTGGTACAATGATGGTCTATAAAGAGATGGCTGATGGTATGGTTTCCGGGGCCGTTCATACCACTGGACATACTATCCGTCCGGCTTTAGAATTTATCAAAACTCAACCGGGATGTTCGATTGTTTCTAGTGTATTTTTTATGTGTTTAGAAGATCGGGTTTTAGTCTATGGAGATTGTGCGGTGAATCCGAATCCTAACCCTCAACAATTAGCGGATATTGCGATTAGTTCGGCTTTAACGGCTAAACAATTTGGCGTTGAACCTTTAGTGGCTATGTTATCCTATTCGACGGGAGAATCGGGTCAAGGGGAAGATGTGGATAAAGTTCGAGAAGCCACATTAATTGCTCGAAAATTACGCCCCGATTTAAAAATAGAAGGCCCTATCCAATATGATGCGGCTGTTGATGAAGATGTTGCTAAAACTAAACTTCCTGGAAGTGAAGTCGCCGGACACGCAACTGTATTTATTTTCCCTGATTTGAACACCGGAAATAATACTTATAAAGCTGTTCAACGGTCGGCTGATGCTGTTGCTATTGGCCCGGTTTTACAAGGTTTAAATAAACCCGTTAATGATTTAAGTCGAGGCTGTACGGTTACTGATATTGTGAATACCGTAGCGATTACAGCGATTCAAGCTCAAAGTATTAATAGTTTAAATTAATATGAAGAAAGAAAGGGCGGGTTTAGGGAGATAATTACTGATCATTAAAGCTCGTCTCGGAACCCGCCCCTACGGTTTAATTGTTGANCAAGTTTCCCAACACAAGCTGCATCTAGCCAATGGGTTTTAGGTAGGTTTAATCGAGTGCGGTTAAATTTAGTTAAACCACCGGAGCCAGTTGAAACAGATAAACCTGTTTCTTTTAATCCATTAAATAGTGACCATCGAGTTGAATTTACCACAGTAGCATCTTTTAAGGGTTGTTTAGCTTGTTTTAAAATCCGTTGCAGTAAGTTAGGTTTACCTGATAGGAAATCTTGAATATCTTGATTTCCTTTCTTTTGATTACAGTCATGACAAGCAACAGTAAGATTGGAAATTCGGTCAGTTCCGCCTTGGGATTTGGGGTGAATATGTTCTACTTCTAAGGGTACGTTTTCAACCCCACAGTAGGCACATTTTCTACTCCATTTTTCCAGTAAATATTGCCGAACTTCGTATCCCTGTAGCTCTCCTTGTTGGTACTCAATTCCAGAGATTTCAGGATTTTCAAGTTGTTGCAAGTCAAATCTGACTAACTCTTGAACAATTGAACGAATGGGTACAAACCTAATTAGTTTACTGACCCAAGTTAGAGTTGTTTCAACTCGATGTTGTAAAGAAGGTGCTAACCATCCTTTTGAACGTTTTCGATTGAGAAANAAAAAATGCGATCGGATATTTTTTAACTCAACTCATTTTTAATATTCTGAAACAACCAATAATCCTGATATTCTGATAAAATAAACTCCATCGCCTCTTCTAATTTAACTTCTAAATCATGGTTTTGGATATCCACGATCATTTGATAGAATAATTCAAACAGAAGTCGCTCATTTTGATTTAATAACATGAGTTTTCCATTCCGAGAGTGATGAAATCTTTCTAATTCTAATTGGCTTTTTTGACCACTGATGGGATAATCATTTTGATCTCGACATAGAATAAATTTTAAATTCGGTTTTTGAACCATTAACTCATTCCAATTTTTGATCCGATGGAAAAAGGGTGATCCTCCTAAATGCAAAAATCCGACTACAAAACTATGGGTTTGAGTTTGGATGACTAAATGTTCAGGAATTACCCGTTTTCCTAAATGTAACATATCGACACTTAAGGGAAAAATCACTAACATTAACGCTTCTAAAAGTGTTGTCAATTTTCCCCAATCATCGCTATCAGTAATAATTTTAGGTTTGGATAAAATCGCTTCTAATAAAATTTGTTGTTCATTAAAATAATTTCTCAGTTGACGTTTAACGAGAGAATCTGACAAAGGGATGAATCTAAATAACTCAGAATTAAAAATTTCTAGGTTTTGCTGATTATTTTTAGCTAAAAATTCCGTGATTTGACCCATCGCTTGTTTCAGTTGTTCCATATCCGTTTCCATCTGTTGTAACCGTCTTTCTACCTCGGCTTCATCAGGTTTTGATACCGGAATTAGTTGATGTTTGGGAAGGGGAATTCCATCAACTTTATATCGATAATAATCCGCCGCCACATTTAAGACTGTACGAATAGAAAGATGATTTAAAATAGCATTAATTTCATCGGCTGCAAATAAATCATCAACAGTAATCCCTAAAAATTGTATTTTTAAATTCAATAACTGTTCTAATTGTTGATTAGAAGGACGGTTAAGGAAAACTTGAGACTGAGACACACGATCAATAATTGATCCATCAAAAACGGCTTTAAATTGTTGCCAGCGATCGGGAAATAGGTTTAAAATAATTAAACTATTAGGAACATGGGTAAAAATCTCTTTAACGGCGGTTCCAAAACAGTGTAATAAGCGTTCATTGTGTTTTAATCCTAATCCCTCCAATTGATCAAAAACAATTATTAAAGGTTCATCTAATAAAGATAAACATCCCAATACTTTTAACGCTTCTAAAGAGGCTTCCTCTCGACTGATTTCATCTTCCCAAGAGGGTAATCCTACCCGGTCTAATTCCTCTTGAGGTAAGTTATTCATCGCCAACCATTGAGTAATAATTTGGCGACGGTTAAAGTCGGTATAGCCACAAAATTTCACAATTCCTTGTAAAAATTTAGGCGCGTAACCTGCGGCGGAAAAGTTATTATTCCACCATTCTAAGGCTCGTTTTTCAATATGTTGCCAAAATTCCCGTTTAGTTTTAGTTTCCGCTTGGGATAAATCTGTAAATAGCTTTAAATTTCCTCCTTGAATCAGTTGTAAAATTTTCTCATCTTTTTGCGTTTTTGAGGTAAAATAGTTATTGGTAGATTTAATAATTTCGGCAAAACTATTCGCCAATAAATATTCCATTTGCGTGTGAATACTATTGGGGACAATTTGGATTAAGGATTCTAAAATCCGGCTGTAGGTATGGAATAAAACCGTGTCGGGGTTATTGGGTTGACGGATAAATAATAACCGATTTTTCGTTAATAAATCTTTAGCTAATCGCATCATCAGGTGGGTTTTTCCCGAACCCGGTTCTCCGATTACCACTGCACCTTTAGTTTGATGATTGGGGTCTAATTTAATATCTCCTAAAATTGCTTTTAGGAGATCGCATTCTTCCGAAAAAATTCCCCTAAAATCCGGGTGATCTTGAAACGGCGTATCAACGCGACTGGTTCCAAAAGGATTAGGTTGAGATTGTAATTCATTTTTGAGAAACTCATTAACAATATGTTTATAGAGTTGATAGGTAAATAACGCATCATATTTCGCTCGATGAGCTAAATCCTTAGTAAAAAATTGACCCTCTAGTTTTAGTCTTAAATGTTTACTTAACGCCTCTAAAGAATGACTATTTAATTGGGGTAAATAACGTTGAGCCAGTTCAAAACTACACTGAAAATCTAATTGCGGTGCAGAAATTCCCACCGCTTTAAAAGTATTTCTCAAGATTTCAATATCATGTTGAGCATAATGACAGATAATCACCTGAGATTGAGCGATTTCAACAAATTCTTTTAAAATCTGTTTTAAAGGTTTAGTGCGATGGGGAATTTTCGGACTTTGGGGATGATTTTCAGCAAAGGCTTCATAAATTAATTCTCCTTGATGATTCACAATTGCTAATTCTCTTAAAATCGGTTGTCCTTCGGTATCAATGACAATAAAATGGGTTGTAGTTTTCATAGGACTCAAACAGAATAAACTTTATGGAGAGAGAGAATCAAATGATCAAGATCACAAAAGACCCTCGACGTTTCTCACTCGCTTCTATGTTCATTGTCACTCACAATGAACGTTATTATCACAGGGTTTTTGAGATCAGCGTCCCTGATATCACTGGAAAAATACGGAATAATTGAAGAATCAAGTTAATTACCCCTATTGCTTCAACTGTTACGGACTTGGAGACGCATGATGAAATATCCTAAACCCCTACGCTCTAACCCCTATAGCAGTTACCGCGATCCCAAAACGGGACGATGGTTGATTGTTAAACCCCTGGAGACTTCCGCTAAAATGGATGAAGCGTAACGTTTTGTAAATCAGTGGGTTGTGATAACACAAGGTTATATCTAGCTGCATCAAGGAACTTGGATCAGCAGCTACTTGAATTACATTTCATATTAAGTATTTTTGAGTAGAGGAATTCTCACTCAAAAATTTTCGGTTTTTAAAGCGGTAAAGTGTCAACTGGATTCCCTAATAATCGCAGAATAATATCTACATTATTTAACTCGCCAACAATACGGCGGACTGGTTTCGGCCAAACTTTAACTAAGGTTGGAGTCGCAGAAATTTGATCCGCTTCTGCTAAGTCGGGATGTTTTAAAACGTCTATAACTTTCAAGGTATAAGGATGACCAATAGAACGTTCTAATAATTGATGGAGCGTTTGTAGAGTTTTTTCTGTCACCAAACTATGACCCGATACAAATAATCGTAAAACAAACCCTTGGTTTTCTAGAAATTCCGGTTCAGGAGATAAATTTAATTGAAAATTGGGAGATCGGAGTTCCGATAAATTTTCAGGGGTTGTTGAATCATGACTTAAATCGTTTTTTTTAACCTCAACAATCAGATCATGATTTTCCCAAAGTTCAGGAAATTGATCATAGTAAGTCGCAATAATTAAAGGATTACAAAACTCCTCTGAACCCGTTGCGGGTTGCCAAATTAAATCCCCCGTATCAAAAATAGTATTTAATAAGGTTTGATATTGTAAAACCGGAGGATAAGCTTCTGCGGAAAACTGGATTTGTTGGGTTTGGGGGTCAACCCATCGGTCATAAGTTGCGGTATAGCAAGGAATCAAAAAATGAGGGGGTTCTGGTAAACTCAAGATTTCTTGCAAATAAGTGCAAAGATGAGAATGCCAGCGACGCTGTTTATTGGGGTCAATACAATAAACTAAATCTCCCCCTGGAGTAAATAAAGCGATCGCCTTAAATAAATGATTAACCGTAGATTGAACTAAATTCAAAACAGCATTCCGTACCAAATGTTAAAATTTTAACCCTTAAATCGGTGAATCGTGACTTCACCTAGAAAAATACTGGGATACTCAAAGATTCATGAAACTAGAGAACCCAGAATCAGAAGAAAAACATGGGAAGGTTGGAAGCCTCGTCTATAAGCGAGCGCGGAGGAAAACCGGGACA
Proteins encoded in this window:
- a CDS encoding 3'-5' exonuclease — its product is MKTTTHFIVIDTEGQPILRELAIVNHQGELIYEAFAENHPQSPKIPHRTKPLKQILKEFVEIAQSQVIICHYAQHDIEILRNTFKAVGISAPQLDFQCSFELAQRYLPQLNSHSLEALSKHLRLKLEGQFFTKDLAHRAKYDALFTYQLYKHIVNEFLKNELQSQPNPFGTSRVDTPFQDHPDFRGIFSEECDLLKAILGDIKLDPNHQTKGAVVIGEPGSGKTHLMMRLAKDLLTKNRLLFIRQPNNPDTVLFHTYSRILESLIQIVPNSIHTQMEYLLANSFAEIIKSTNNYFTSKTQKDEKILQLIQGGNLKLFTDLSQAETKTKREFWQHIEKRALEWWNNNFSAAGYAPKFLQGIVKFCGYTDFNRRQIITQWLAMNNLPQEELDRVGLPSWEDEISREEASLEALKVLGCLSLLDEPLIIVFDQLEGLGLKHNERLLHCFGTAVKEIFTHVPNSLIILNLFPDRWQQFKAVFDGSIIDRVSQSQVFLNRPSNQQLEQLLNLKIQFLGITVDDLFAADEINAILNHLSIRTVLNVAADYYRYKVDGIPLPKHQLIPVSKPDEAEVERRLQQMETDMEQLKQAMGQITEFLAKNNQQNLEIFNSELFRFIPLSDSLVKRQLRNYFNEQQILLEAILSKPKIITDSDDWGKLTTLLEALMLVIFPLSVDMLHLGKRVIPEHLVIQTQTHSFVVGFLHLGGSPFFHRIKNWNELMVQKPNLKFILCRDQNDYPISGQKSQLELERFHHSRNGKLMLLNQNERLLFELFYQMIVDIQNHDLEVKLEEAMEFILSEYQDYWLFQNIKNELS
- the pta gene encoding phosphate acetyltransferase translates to MISNLYITGLEFNSGKSLILLGIMELLSKRVRRLGFFRPMIKAGIQPDNDIELVRSRYHLDFPYEDYYGVTHEEARTLVADGQYEEILKRIIEKYKALEEKCDFMVCEGTDFTDIISAFEFNFNAEIANQLSAPILLVANAQGKTLKEVVGIVKSEREAFIEKDCSIIATMVNRIPPEQFQSVFDQLEHIWSYDDPVFVLPEIEALGKPTVGEIVAVLEGRFVHGDPEQLKQEVLTSKVAAMHVPNFLFHIREGSLIITPGDRADIILACLASAFSENYPNIAGIILTGGLELSPSLHKLIKGFKKWTVPIFAVETDTYSTATKINQVHSKITPDNERKIASALGVFENHIDTSQIEKRISLSRSSRITPIMFEYELVARAKKQRQHIVLPEGTEERILKASEILLRRGVVDITLLGNPEEIREKSTSLGLKLEGVNIVNPLTSPWYEDYAQTYYELRKHKKITEDCARDVLHDLSYFGTMMVYKEMADGMVSGAVHTTGHTIRPALEFIKTQPGCSIVSSVFFMCLEDRVLVYGDCAVNPNPNPQQLADIAISSALTAKQFGVEPLVAMLSYSTGESGQGEDVDKVREATLIARKLRPDLKIEGPIQYDAAVDEDVAKTKLPGSEVAGHATVFIFPDLNTGNNTYKAVQRSADAVAIGPVLQGLNKPVNDLSRGCTVTDIVNTVAITAIQAQSINSLN
- a CDS encoding circadian clock KaiB family protein, with the protein product MNLVQSTVNHLFKAIALFTPGGDLVYCIDPNKQRRWHSHLCTYLQEILSLPEPPHFLIPCYTATYDRWVDPQTQQIQFSAEAYPPVLQYQTLLNTIFDTGDLIWQPATGSEEFCNPLIIATYYDQFPELWENHDLIVEVKKNDLSHDSTTPENLSELRSPNFQLNLSPEPEFLENQGFVLRLFVSGHSLVTEKTLQTLHQLLERSIGHPYTLKVIDVLKHPDLAEADQISATPTLVKVWPKPVRRIVGELNNVDIILRLLGNPVDTLPL